The genomic interval CCCCGCTGGAACGATGGACACCTCAATGCCGGCCCGCTGCAACAGCCCGGCGGTACGACCGCCTACAGCAGCCACAGATGCTTGCTTTGGAAGCCCCTGAGGGAATAGCTTCAGCCCCCACTCAACCGCATTGGGGCTGACAAAGATCAGCAGATCCCAAGCACCACAATCCACCTGCTGTTGCGCTATCCGCTCAGGTGACTCCGGGCCATTGATCTCAACCACCGGAAAGCGCAGCGGCACACCACCCAGACGGGTAATTATATTACACAACGGCTCCGCCTGATGGGCGGCCCGGGTCACCAGCACACCAGCCCCCGACAGATCGCACGGATGGGCAGAGATCGCCATCACTCAGGTGCGTTCTCACCCTCGTAGAGGTGCATCAGCACCTGATCCGCACCCTGCCCCAAAAGCTCCTCTGCGATGGCAATGCCCAGCGCCTCGGCCTCGTCTGCCGGCTGGATCATTTCGGCACGCATAATATGAGTACCATCGGGCTCACCGACCAGGCCACGCATATAGAGCTTGTCGTGGTTGAGTATCGCGTAACCGCCAATCGGCACCTGACACCCCCCCATCAGTCGCTGGTTCATCGCCCGCTCGGCGACCACACAGAGCGCCGTCTCTTCATCATGCAGACACTGCAACAGCCCATTGACCTCGGCATCATCACTGCGACACTCTATACCAATCGCACCCTGACCGATCGCCGGCAGGCTATCAGCGGGATCAATAAAATCGGTAATCCGATCATCAAAGCCCAAGCGCTTGAGTCCGGCCGAAGCAAGGATAATGGCGTCGAACTCCCCCTCGTCCAGCTTCCGCAGACGGGTGTTGACGTTGCCGCGCAGGGGAGCAATCTTCAAATCCGGCCGCCGCTCCATGATCTGACACTCACGGCGCAGACTGGCAGTCCCCACCACGGCCCCCTCGGGCAGCTCTTCAAGGTGTTTATAGATATTGGAGACAAAGGCGTCGCGCGGATCTTCCCGCTCCAGGATCACCGCCAAGTGCAGCCCTTCGGGTAACTCCACCGGTACATCTTTCATCGAATGGACGGCGATGTCGGCGCGACCCTCCAGCATCCCCTGCTCCAACTCCTTGACGAACAGCCCCTTGCCGCCAATCTTTGCCAGCGGCGTATCCAGGATCTTATCCCCCTGGGTACTCATACCTACCAGCTCGATCTCCAGACCAGGGTGAGCCTGGCGCAATTTGAGGGAGACGTGCTCCGCCTGCCACATGGCAAGGGGGGACTTTCGGGTGGCGATTCGCAGGGTCTGTGACATGGAACGGGATCTCGCAATTATTGGATTAGGGAGAATGCTATAGCTTGAGCAACATCTGAACAAGTCTGGACGACTTAATATCTCAAGTTTCGGAGTTCAAATGACGTAAAAGGCTTGGATAGACCGTCCCTTCTCCCTCGGGGAGAAGGCCAGGATGTAAGCGAGTCTTCGACCTCGTGAAAGATTTTGGGACATCCCAGTCCCCAAAATCAACTCGGCCTTCGACAACCTATTAGTGCCCCGGCCGTCCTGGTCACTGACCGCTACGCGATAACATCGCAAGCTCGTTACCGCTTCGCAGTCAGTTCCCATTGACTGGACGCCGTGTTCGGATGCCTACTTTGCTTCCCCTCTGGCGCGCTGCGCGCACGACGGGTAAGCAGTGCGGCCTCACGGCTACCGGGGATTACCAGCCTTCGCTTCGCTCTCCATGGCTGGCAGCGAGGGAAATTAGAAGAATCAAAGCGTTAGCTTTTCAACTCCCCTCACCCCAACCCTCTCCCTGGGGGAGAGGGGGCTAATGAACTCCGAAACTTGAGTTAATATAAAAGAATTTATAGCGTGGTCACGACTTCAAAAGGCGGCGCACTTCCGGTAGATGGCGACGACTCACCTCCAGCAACAGGTCGCTGCCCTGAAGACTCACCAAGCTCTGACCCTCCTCCCCTCTCCGCACACCCGTCACTCTGGACCTGGAGACCAGGGCATTACGGTGGATACGGATAAAGTGGTCACCCAGCCGCTCCTCCAGGGATTTCAACGACTCCTCCAACAACGCTTCACCACCACTATGCCTGACGGTGACATACTTCTGATCAGCCAGAAAGAAAATGACATCCGCCACCGGGATACGCTCCAGACCACCACGAAAGCTGACACTGATGTACTCTTCACTCTCTCCCTGCTGCAGATCCTCCAGCGCCT from Candidatus Sedimenticola sp. (ex Thyasira tokunagai) carries:
- the hemC gene encoding hydroxymethylbilane synthase: MSQTLRIATRKSPLAMWQAEHVSLKLRQAHPGLEIELVGMSTQGDKILDTPLAKIGGKGLFVKELEQGMLEGRADIAVHSMKDVPVELPEGLHLAVILEREDPRDAFVSNIYKHLEELPEGAVVGTASLRRECQIMERRPDLKIAPLRGNVNTRLRKLDEGEFDAIILASAGLKRLGFDDRITDFIDPADSLPAIGQGAIGIECRSDDAEVNGLLQCLHDEETALCVVAERAMNQRLMGGCQVPIGGYAILNHDKLYMRGLVGEPDGTHIMRAEMIQPADEAEALGIAIAEELLGQGADQVLMHLYEGENAPE